The Coffea arabica cultivar ET-39 chromosome 1e, Coffea Arabica ET-39 HiFi, whole genome shotgun sequence genome has a window encoding:
- the LOC140020392 gene encoding uncharacterized protein, giving the protein MRLQTAADAVRCKTFPMFLEGRARQWFQGLPPRSISSFTQLARQFSAQFVSSRAYSKSTAHLMTIQQKAEESLREYMVRFNNESLQVRDRDDKVVMAAFINGLRKQKLYTELVERPPKTVREMLDRAHEKANAEEANHLKSAQEKLRDDKRRKGADQVRARPDPGRRGAYDRLPRSSPMGGDKSWTGLTAPRARVLAVMEQEGLSRPPRPLVGDKSRRDQGLYCAYHRDVGHDTEDCRHLKKDIEKLIKRGHLGQFVREERADQQRGRPRSERPSYLRDRPQGPRGRTPEQEI; this is encoded by the coding sequence atgcgTTTACAAACAGCCGCggatgcggtcaggtgcaagaccttcccaatgttcctagaaggaagggcTCGGCAGTGGTTCCAGGGGCTTCCCCCCAGATCGATCAGTTCTTTCACTCAGCTCGCACGGCAGTTCTCAGCACAGTTCGTTTCTTCACGAGCTTATTCTAAAAGCACCGCGCACCTCATGACTATCCAACAGAAGGCCGAGGAGTCCTTGCGCGAGTACATGGTGCGCTTCAATAATGAGTCCCTTCAGGTTCGAGATCGCGACGACAAGGTGGTCATGGCCGCCTTCATCAACGGGCTGCGCAAGCAAAAGCTGTACACCGAACTggtggagagacctcccaagACAGTTCGGGAGATGTTAGATCGAGCCCATGAGAAGGCCAACGCGGAGGAAGCCAATCACCTTAAGAGTGCACAAGAAAAATTAAGGGATGACAAGCGCAGGAAGGGCGCCGACCAAGTGAGGGCACGGCCTGACCCGGGAAGGAGGGGTGCTTATGACCGCCTCCCCAGGAGTAGCCCGATGGGAGGGGACAAGTCCTGGACTGGCCTCACGGCACCCAGAGCTCGAGTGCTCGCAGTAATGGAGCAGGAGGGGCTATCCCGACCTCCTCGACCTTTGGTTGGGGACAAAAGCAGACGGGATCAAGGTCTGTATTGCGCTTATCATCGGGACGTAGGGCACGATACGGAGGACTGTCGTCACCTCAAGAAAGACATTGAAAAGCTCATCAAACGAGGTCATCTGGGGCAGTTTGTACGAGAGGAACGAGCTGACCAGCAACGGGGAAGGCCCAGGTCAGAACGTCCGAGCTACCTGCGGGACCGGCCTCAGGGGCCCCGGGGCCGAACTCCCGAGCAGGAAATATAG